One Halostella limicola genomic window carries:
- a CDS encoding ABC transporter ATP-binding protein → MGAIEVDGLTKDYGEVLANDGVAFDVADGEVFGYLGPNGAGKTTTIRTLMGFQSPTAGTATVLDADVREESELIAAKERIGYLPANPAFDETVTGRQVLDLHGSIKGERRRTELLELFDPPLDRKIRDYSTGNVQKLGLVQAFMHDPDLVVMDEPTAGLDPLMQQRFNDFVRAEREAGTTVFLSSHVLSEVRRICDRVGIIREGRIVAVERVVDLLGRSGKSVRARVAGSVEASDVTIDGVHDLAVRAADLGSEEVAVGGDPVSGPATELTFTYTGDVNELVDFLDGCDLLELDVEEAPLEDVFMRFYGDD, encoded by the coding sequence ATGGGCGCGATCGAGGTCGACGGCCTCACGAAGGACTACGGCGAGGTGCTCGCCAACGACGGCGTCGCGTTCGACGTCGCCGACGGCGAGGTCTTCGGCTACCTGGGTCCGAACGGGGCCGGCAAGACGACGACGATCCGGACGCTGATGGGCTTCCAGTCGCCGACGGCGGGGACCGCGACGGTGCTGGACGCGGACGTGCGCGAGGAATCGGAGCTCATCGCCGCCAAGGAGCGTATCGGGTACCTCCCCGCCAACCCGGCGTTCGACGAGACGGTCACGGGCCGGCAGGTGCTCGACCTGCACGGGTCGATCAAGGGCGAGCGTCGCCGGACGGAACTGCTCGAACTGTTCGACCCCCCGCTCGACCGGAAGATCCGGGACTACTCCACGGGGAACGTCCAGAAGCTGGGGCTGGTGCAGGCGTTCATGCACGACCCGGACCTGGTCGTGATGGACGAGCCGACGGCCGGACTGGACCCGCTGATGCAGCAGCGGTTCAACGATTTCGTCCGCGCCGAGCGCGAGGCCGGCACGACGGTGTTTCTCTCCTCGCACGTGCTGAGCGAGGTGCGTCGGATCTGCGACCGCGTCGGGATCATCCGGGAGGGTCGCATCGTCGCGGTCGAGCGCGTGGTCGACCTGCTCGGCCGCTCGGGGAAGTCGGTACGGGCCCGCGTCGCCGGGTCGGTCGAGGCGAGCGACGTGACCATCGACGGCGTCCACGACCTCGCCGTGCGCGCCGCCGACCTGGGGAGCGAGGAAGTCGCGGTCGGTGGCGACCCGGTCTCCGGGCCCGCGACGGAGCTGACGTTCACCTACACCGGCGACGTGAACGAACTGGTCGACTTCCTCGACGGGTGTGACCTGCTCGAACTCGACGTGGAGGAGGCCCCGCTCGAAGACGTGTTCATGCGGTTCTACGGAGACGACTGA
- a CDS encoding ABC transporter permease subunit — protein sequence MLEIARFDGRKRLKGALAMTVAIGALTAMYVALYPSVSASADLDQLLEAYPPALREAFDVRTLNTIEGFLATELYAFAWVILLGLYFAYAAAGLVAADVERGRMDVLLAMPVSRSRVVLEKFASLGVPLVVANTLIPLVVFASTYAVGEEIGVVDVLAAHALSIPYLLACAGIGLVASVALDRASLAQRVAAGAVFGLFLFESLVSNTEYEWVGGISPTRYYSPGDVLVDGTYDLAGSVILLAGTAALVLASREWFRRTDIE from the coding sequence ATGCTGGAGATCGCACGCTTCGACGGTCGGAAGCGACTGAAGGGCGCACTGGCGATGACGGTCGCCATCGGCGCGCTGACCGCGATGTACGTCGCGCTGTATCCGTCGGTCTCGGCGTCGGCCGACCTGGACCAACTGCTCGAGGCGTATCCGCCGGCGCTGCGCGAGGCGTTCGACGTCCGGACGCTGAACACCATCGAGGGCTTTCTCGCGACCGAACTGTACGCGTTCGCCTGGGTCATCCTGCTCGGCCTCTACTTCGCGTACGCCGCCGCCGGTCTCGTCGCCGCCGACGTCGAGCGAGGCCGGATGGACGTGCTGCTCGCCATGCCCGTCTCGCGTAGCCGGGTCGTTCTGGAGAAGTTCGCCTCGCTCGGCGTCCCCCTGGTCGTCGCCAACACGCTGATCCCGCTCGTGGTGTTCGCGTCGACCTACGCCGTCGGCGAGGAGATCGGCGTGGTCGACGTGCTCGCGGCGCACGCCCTCTCGATACCCTACCTGCTCGCCTGCGCGGGCATCGGCCTCGTCGCGTCGGTCGCCCTCGACCGTGCGTCGCTCGCGCAACGCGTCGCAGCGGGGGCCGTGTTCGGCCTCTTCCTCTTCGAGTCGCTCGTCTCGAACACGGAGTACGAATGGGTCGGCGGTATCTCCCCGACGCGGTACTACTCGCCGGGCGACGTTCTCGTCGACGGCACGTACGACCTCGCCGGATCCGTGATCCTGCTCGCGGGGACGGCGGCGCTAGTGCTTGCGAGCCGCGAGTGGTTCCGCAGGACGGACATCGAGTGA